In a single window of the Chondrocystis sp. NIES-4102 genome:
- a CDS encoding LuxR family two component transcriptional regulator — protein sequence MIRVLIVDDQKTVREALKITLESATDLEIVGTANDGLAAIEQVELLHPDIVVMNMEMPRLDGAGATKEITNHYSDTKVLILTSDDSDEYITKSLAMGAKGYLLKDTDIEDLVGAIRNVYKGYTQISPGLLEKLLIYTDSGVILNKIKNPITLAEDSKKIVPKSPQAIANLQIVYRQQQKELSQLRHISEDNQQELPIIKNNVANYRKYMWLTLLFLLLSMPIIGLALFQLYNKTTRIQSIAIPIERIGIRGEFSLNGIAERVAKAFKQDPILADITTVYVAQEDDAIILMGTLSEESLLRRMENIAKQVEGVKKVYSSQVAIEQELNNKYLGSNEYSYSR from the coding sequence ATGATTCGTGTTCTAATAGTAGATGACCAAAAGACGGTCAGGGAAGCATTAAAAATAACTTTAGAATCTGCAACAGATTTAGAGATTGTAGGTACTGCCAATGATGGTTTAGCTGCTATAGAACAAGTAGAATTACTACATCCAGATATTGTAGTTATGAATATGGAAATGCCTCGTTTAGATGGGGCTGGTGCTACAAAAGAAATTACCAATCATTATAGTGATACTAAAGTTTTAATTCTCACTTCTGATGATAGTGATGAATATATTACTAAGTCATTAGCGATGGGAGCAAAAGGTTATCTTTTAAAAGATACAGATATAGAAGATTTAGTTGGTGCAATTCGTAATGTATATAAAGGATATACCCAAATATCCCCAGGATTACTAGAAAAACTATTAATATATACAGACTCAGGTGTAATTTTAAATAAAATTAAAAATCCCATAACTCTTGCAGAAGATAGCAAAAAAATTGTACCTAAATCACCTCAAGCGATCGCTAATTTACAAATAGTTTATCGTCAGCAACAAAAGGAACTTTCTCAACTACGTCATATATCTGAAGATAATCAACAAGAACTACCGATAATTAAAAACAATGTTGCCAATTATCGTAAATATATGTGGTTAACGTTGCTTTTTTTACTACTTTCAATGCCAATTATTGGTTTAGCCTTATTTCAACTTTACAATAAAACCACTAGGATACAAAGTATCGCTATCCCGATAGAAAGAATTGGAATAAGAGGAGAATTTAGTCTTAATGGCATCGCAGAAAGAGTAGCAAAAGCTTTTAAACAAGATCCTATTCTTGCCGATATTACTACTGTTTATGTGGCACAAGAAGATGATGCGATTATATTAATGGGAACACTTTCTGAAGAATCTTTATTAAGAAGAATGGAAAATATTGCTAAACAGGTAGAAGGAGTAAAAAAAGTCTATTCTAGTCAAGTTGCCATTGAGCAAGAATTAAATAATAAGTATTTAGGTTCTAATGAATATAGTTATTCCCGTTAA
- a CDS encoding MOSC domain-containing protein yields the protein MSVVNPYVAKLFIYPIKSLDWVDCDRVTILKSGALQGDRTWAIVDAAGNFVNAKRHVKIHGLLSQFDLVANTVSLQIKGTSNLETFNLDTEQTAICTWLEKYFGFPLRLQQDLTMGFPDDTISPGATIISTATLEAIASWYPELDIESIRRRFRANIEIAGVPAFWEDQLFSTAKETVKFKIGAVEFMGVNPCQRCIVVSRDPDTGEVYPQFQKIFTTQRRENLPQWTVKERFNHFYCLAVNTKLSPTQADKVIEIGDPVEIL from the coding sequence ATGTCTGTTGTTAATCCCTACGTTGCGAAGTTATTTATTTATCCGATTAAATCTTTAGATTGGGTAGACTGCGATCGCGTTACTATTTTAAAATCTGGGGCTTTGCAGGGCGATCGCACTTGGGCTATTGTTGATGCTGCTGGTAATTTTGTTAATGCTAAACGTCATGTTAAAATTCATGGTTTACTTTCTCAATTTGATTTAGTTGCTAACACAGTTTCATTACAGATTAAAGGAACAAGTAACCTAGAAACATTTAACCTGGATACAGAGCAAACAGCAATATGTACTTGGTTAGAAAAATATTTTGGTTTTCCTCTCAGACTGCAACAGGATTTAACTATGGGTTTTCCCGATGATACTATTTCTCCTGGGGCAACTATAATTAGTACTGCTACTTTAGAAGCGATCGCGTCTTGGTATCCTGAATTGGATATAGAATCTATTCGTCGGCGTTTTCGTGCCAATATTGAAATTGCTGGTGTACCTGCTTTTTGGGAAGATCAATTATTTTCTACTGCTAAAGAAACAGTTAAATTTAAAATTGGTGCAGTTGAGTTTATGGGGGTTAACCCTTGTCAACGTTGTATAGTTGTTAGTCGTGATCCTGATACAGGTGAAGTTTATCCGCAATTTCAAAAGATTTTTACTACTCAAAGACGAGAAAATTTACCACAATGGACAGTTAAAGAGCGTTTTAATCATTTTTATTGTTTAGCTGTTAATACTAAATTATCTCCTACCCAAGCTGACAAAGTAATTGAAATTGGCGATCCTGTGGAAATACTTTAA
- the cysQ gene encoding ammonium transport protein: MDNNQPELEEILKVARSVAWGAADILSSFYHQDISDLDIQDKKDGPVTEADLAANHYILDRLKTELGTENFGYLSEETFDVKKAQPIDHQWVWIIDPLDGTRDFIDKTGEYGMHIALAYQGRPVIGIVAIPEAGKIYFASKGNGTFVETKDGTITQLRVSDRHIIEDLYLIVSRSHRDQRFQKLIDRLPFAGKKYMGGVGGKISTLLEQESDVYISLSGKSAAKDWDFAAPELILTEAGGKFTYVNGDPVFYNQGDVKRWGCIVATNGQCHEELCNKAATIIDEIDQE; this comes from the coding sequence TTGGATAATAATCAACCTGAACTAGAAGAAATTCTTAAGGTAGCTCGCTCTGTAGCCTGGGGTGCTGCTGACATTCTTAGTTCTTTCTATCATCAGGATATCTCAGATTTGGATATTCAAGATAAGAAGGATGGGCCCGTAACTGAAGCTGATCTTGCAGCTAATCATTATATTTTAGATAGATTGAAAACAGAATTGGGAACGGAGAATTTTGGTTATCTGTCTGAAGAAACTTTTGATGTAAAAAAAGCTCAACCAATTGATCATCAATGGGTATGGATCATTGATCCGTTGGATGGCACAAGGGATTTTATTGATAAGACTGGGGAATACGGAATGCACATAGCCTTAGCTTATCAAGGTCGTCCTGTAATTGGTATTGTGGCTATTCCAGAAGCTGGTAAGATTTATTTTGCTTCTAAGGGTAATGGTACATTTGTAGAAACAAAAGACGGCACTATTACTCAACTGCGAGTTAGCGATCGCCATATCATTGAAGATTTATATCTTATCGTTAGTCGTTCCCATCGTGATCAACGTTTTCAGAAGTTAATTGATCGTCTACCCTTTGCAGGTAAGAAATATATGGGTGGGGTTGGAGGCAAAATTTCTACTCTCCTAGAACAAGAATCTGATGTTTATATTTCTTTATCTGGTAAGTCGGCAGCTAAAGATTGGGATTTTGCAGCACCTGAATTGATTCTTACTGAAGCTGGTGGTAAGTTTACTTATGTTAATGGTGATCCTGTTTTTTATAACCAGGGGGATGTTAAGCGTTGGGGTTGTATTGTAGCTACTAACGGACAATGCCATGAGGAATTATGTAATAAAGCTGCGACAATTATCGACGAAATTGATCAGGAATAA
- a CDS encoding precorrin-4 C(11)-methyltransferase produces the protein MNSNNNSLQPAVYIIGAGPGDPELLTLKAYKILKTADVILYADSLVPKQILQDVREDAELVPTGNKTLEQIIPLIIERVRQNKSVVRLHSGDLTLYSAIAEQIQAFIEAQIPFELIPGISAFQAAAAKLSTELTIPELVQTIILTRISGQASSVPETEELASLAAHQASLCLYLAARHIEIAQDKLLQHYSPDTPVAVCYRVGWQDEQIWVVPLSQMAKVTRENNLIRTTLYLISPALQKAVTTRSRLYHPEHSHLFRPSLPKIYSDPLKENK, from the coding sequence ATGAATTCTAATAATAATTCCCTTCAGCCAGCAGTTTATATTATTGGTGCAGGCCCAGGAGACCCTGAATTACTAACCTTAAAAGCTTATAAGATTCTTAAAACAGCGGATGTAATTCTCTATGCCGACTCCTTAGTTCCCAAACAAATTCTACAGGATGTGCGCGAAGATGCAGAATTAGTACCTACAGGGAATAAAACCCTTGAACAAATAATTCCTTTAATCATTGAACGGGTAAGACAGAATAAATCGGTAGTGCGTCTTCATTCTGGTGATTTAACCTTATATAGTGCGATCGCTGAACAAATACAAGCTTTTATTGAGGCGCAAATTCCTTTTGAACTTATTCCAGGTATTAGTGCTTTTCAGGCTGCTGCTGCTAAACTGAGTACGGAATTAACTATCCCTGAACTGGTTCAGACGATTATTCTCACTAGAATTAGTGGTCAAGCTTCATCTGTACCTGAAACTGAGGAATTAGCATCTTTAGCTGCTCATCAAGCTAGTTTATGTCTTTATTTGGCTGCTAGACATATTGAAATAGCTCAAGATAAACTTTTACAACACTACTCTCCAGATACTCCTGTGGCAGTTTGTTATCGTGTTGGTTGGCAGGATGAGCAAATTTGGGTTGTGCCTTTATCGCAAATGGCTAAGGTTACTAGGGAGAATAATTTAATTAGAACTACATTGTATTTGATTAGTCCTGCTTTACAAAAAGCTGTTACCACTCGTTCTCGTCTATATCATCCCGAACATTCCCATTTATTTCGTCCAAGTTTGCCAAAAATTTATTCTGATCCTTTGAAGGAAAATAAGTGA
- a CDS encoding prolipoprotein diacylglyceryl transferase has translation MLFALQFQSPGPIIFEVGPLVVRWYGLLIALAVLIGVSLSQYLAKRRGINSDLLADLAIWLVIGAIPGARLYYVLFEWREYAQHPEDIIAIWKGGIAIHGAIIGGTIATIIFARINRISIWQLLDLVAPSLILGQAIGRWGNFFNSEAFGKPTDLPWKLYIAPRYRPLDLLNFDYFHPTFLYESLWNLGVFALLLTLFFWGLRNYQRLKTGTLAAVYLIAYSLGRVWIEWLRTDSLMLGPLKMAQVISLSAIALGLLILAWLYWFKRPLPDVVVSQRNHKYNQP, from the coding sequence ATGCTATTCGCTTTACAGTTTCAATCTCCTGGCCCGATTATCTTTGAAGTTGGACCATTGGTAGTACGCTGGTACGGTTTATTAATTGCCTTGGCAGTATTGATTGGGGTATCTTTATCTCAGTATTTAGCTAAACGTCGTGGTATTAATTCAGATTTATTAGCTGATTTGGCTATTTGGTTAGTTATTGGGGCTATTCCTGGTGCGAGACTTTACTATGTATTGTTTGAATGGCGAGAATATGCCCAACACCCTGAAGATATTATTGCTATTTGGAAGGGGGGGATAGCAATACATGGGGCTATTATTGGTGGAACAATTGCAACGATTATATTTGCCCGTATTAATCGTATTTCTATTTGGCAATTATTAGATTTAGTTGCGCCTTCCTTGATTTTAGGACAAGCGATCGGACGGTGGGGTAATTTTTTTAATTCCGAAGCTTTTGGTAAACCTACCGATTTACCTTGGAAACTTTATATTGCGCCTCGTTATCGTCCTTTAGATTTATTAAATTTCGATTATTTCCATCCCACTTTTTTATATGAGTCATTGTGGAATTTGGGAGTTTTCGCTTTACTATTGACTTTATTTTTCTGGGGGCTGAGAAATTATCAGCGTTTAAAAACGGGAACTTTAGCAGCAGTTTACTTGATTGCCTATAGTTTAGGTAGAGTATGGATTGAATGGTTAAGAACTGATAGCTTAATGCTAGGACCTTTAAAAATGGCTCAAGTAATTAGCTTAAGTGCGATCGCTCTAGGTTTGTTGATTTTAGCTTGGCTTTACTGGTTTAAACGTCCTTTACCTGATGTAGTGGTTTCCCAACGTAATCATAAATACAATCAGCCATAG
- a CDS encoding CheA-like two-component hybrid sensor and regulator, whose translation MITDPSIRDQAYQYFLEEAPELLETIEQELFAINDGDIELKDRPLRVNKLMRATHTLKGGAANVGLETIKTVAHSMEDVFKALYNPELEIDLQTKKLLYASYDCLRIPLTAEFSKAPIDREEILNRAAGIFAELTEIFGDYLSDQDAFPTSEELGLDVVESFFESVVPERIQELSVALSEGNPNTMMEVLQSQAEIFLGLSQSLNLSGLGEIAQTILTALEVNSDLVTEITEAAIANFQQAQKQVMAGDRDRGGEPSPQLQKLAGTGNLTTVDSNDSSDPAAFWSDQDMEAYPDVTSERSPIEADFEMADSMFSVPMGDIDESNINQEEDASVADIFGSQSLGDNFANTLEPQSNQFQFEQEDSSELMTQIWGEDSQAETVSESPKSSTSEITVDQVNAEPAGSGSIVPTPTQTFKQKTAAPQEISTRDVRKSRFSSNSKQSTAKAPQQNVNQTVRVNLDSLEKLNDLVGELLINQNKNVLKDEQIGNFIEQLLEKVSYSEQIVSELVEIVDQVYLSPQQKQLLQELPVKLQNITQNPPQSYKSKSSLLTSGWEDPEDRLNKLLELSANSNSELIEIAEKIKTQNKQAQRNTQKQQRMLLNMRDELIETRMSPIGRLFNRFPRLLMQLSTTHDKKAELNIIGSHILIDKTIEEKLYDPLLHLVRNSFDHGLEKPEERVKTGKPETGTVFLRAYYQGSQTVIEVGDDGKGINIEKIKQIGIEKKLITQQQADVTSPSQLLELIFEPGFSTADKLSDLSGRGVGMDVVRSQIEEMDGTIAIESTPGKGTTFALQIPLTLTIAKLMLTKAAGMTYAILIDAIERIILPTSKEVQIFEGQKVLHWRTKDDVEMIPVRKLASMIEYPRTISKLQTSESNLNNPILLLRRQNGYVGLEVDEILGEQELVIRPVGSAIIPPRYVYGCSVLKDSSLTLVIDGTVLLKDSQYRSNAMSQRAFLGGTSLQALPSSDFDHDNTQQLPSAISGIPQTLLVVDDSTSLRRTIAMSLEKVSQQVIQADNGINALTELKKSGQVQLVVCDLEMPLMNGFQFLKAAKNDPNYQDLPIIILTSRDSDKHRKMALELGAAAYLVKPCPEQELINTINQVMQSK comes from the coding sequence ATGATTACCGACCCCAGTATTCGCGACCAAGCCTATCAATACTTTTTGGAAGAAGCTCCTGAATTATTAGAAACTATAGAGCAGGAATTATTTGCCATTAACGATGGTGATATAGAACTAAAAGATCGTCCATTAAGAGTCAATAAGCTCATGCGAGCTACCCATACTCTCAAAGGGGGGGCAGCAAATGTGGGGTTGGAGACGATTAAAACCGTTGCTCATTCGATGGAGGATGTTTTTAAAGCTTTATATAACCCTGAACTAGAAATTGACCTTCAGACAAAAAAGTTACTTTACGCAAGTTATGATTGTTTGAGAATTCCTTTAACCGCAGAATTTAGTAAAGCACCGATTGATCGGGAGGAAATTTTAAATCGTGCAGCAGGAATTTTTGCAGAATTAACCGAAATATTTGGTGATTATTTAAGCGATCAAGATGCTTTCCCGACTTCGGAAGAATTAGGCTTAGATGTAGTCGAATCGTTTTTTGAATCAGTTGTACCTGAAAGAATTCAAGAACTATCGGTTGCTTTATCCGAAGGAAATCCTAACACCATGATGGAGGTGTTGCAGTCTCAAGCAGAAATATTTTTAGGGTTGTCTCAATCTCTTAACCTATCGGGTTTAGGTGAAATTGCTCAGACAATTCTAACTGCTTTAGAAGTTAATTCCGACTTAGTTACAGAAATTACTGAAGCTGCGATCGCCAACTTTCAACAAGCCCAAAAACAGGTAATGGCTGGAGATCGTGATCGGGGTGGAGAACCTTCGCCTCAACTACAAAAGTTAGCTGGGACAGGTAATCTGACTACAGTGGATAGTAATGATTCTTCTGATCCCGCAGCGTTTTGGTCTGATCAGGATATGGAAGCATACCCAGATGTTACCTCTGAGCGATCGCCTATAGAGGCTGATTTTGAGATGGCAGATTCTATGTTTTCTGTTCCAATGGGGGATATAGATGAATCTAATATTAATCAAGAGGAAGATGCTAGTGTTGCAGATATTTTTGGTTCCCAATCTTTAGGAGACAATTTTGCCAATACTCTTGAACCTCAATCAAATCAATTTCAGTTTGAACAAGAGGATTCTAGTGAGTTAATGACTCAGATTTGGGGAGAAGATTCTCAAGCTGAAACTGTATCAGAATCGCCTAAATCTTCAACATCAGAAATAACGGTTGATCAGGTCAATGCTGAACCTGCGGGGTCTGGATCGATTGTACCAACTCCCACACAAACATTTAAACAAAAAACTGCTGCCCCTCAAGAAATTTCTACCAGAGACGTTAGGAAATCGAGATTTAGCTCAAACTCGAAACAAAGCACTGCTAAAGCTCCTCAGCAAAATGTTAATCAGACTGTTAGAGTTAATTTAGATTCTTTGGAGAAGTTGAATGATTTAGTAGGGGAATTATTAATCAACCAAAATAAAAATGTTTTGAAAGATGAACAAATTGGTAATTTTATTGAGCAACTACTAGAAAAAGTTAGCTATAGCGAGCAAATAGTTAGCGAATTGGTTGAAATTGTCGATCAGGTGTATCTTTCTCCCCAGCAAAAGCAACTTTTACAAGAATTACCTGTCAAACTGCAAAACATTACTCAAAATCCACCTCAAAGTTATAAATCTAAATCGTCCTTGCTAACTTCTGGGTGGGAAGATCCTGAAGATAGACTTAATAAATTATTGGAACTAAGTGCTAATAGTAACTCTGAACTAATAGAAATCGCGGAAAAGATTAAAACTCAGAATAAACAGGCACAGCGAAACACTCAAAAACAACAGAGAATGTTGTTAAATATGCGAGACGAACTGATTGAAACTAGAATGTCTCCTATTGGTAGACTGTTTAATCGTTTCCCACGTTTGCTGATGCAACTTTCTACAACCCATGATAAGAAAGCAGAGCTTAATATTATTGGTAGTCACATTCTGATTGATAAAACTATTGAAGAAAAGCTTTATGATCCTCTACTTCATTTAGTCCGCAATTCATTCGATCATGGTTTAGAAAAACCTGAAGAAAGAGTCAAAACAGGTAAACCAGAAACAGGAACAGTGTTTTTAAGAGCTTATTACCAAGGTAGTCAAACTGTAATTGAAGTAGGTGATGATGGCAAGGGGATTAATATTGAAAAAATTAAACAAATTGGCATAGAAAAAAAATTAATTACTCAACAACAAGCAGATGTAACTTCGCCTTCGCAATTATTAGAGTTAATATTTGAGCCTGGATTTTCAACCGCAGATAAGCTGAGTGATTTATCTGGTAGAGGTGTGGGGATGGATGTAGTTCGTTCTCAAATTGAAGAAATGGATGGCACTATTGCTATTGAATCTACCCCAGGTAAAGGTACTACTTTTGCGCTTCAAATTCCTTTAACTTTAACCATTGCCAAATTAATGCTTACTAAAGCTGCGGGAATGACCTATGCAATCTTAATTGATGCAATTGAAAGAATAATCTTGCCTACTTCTAAAGAGGTTCAGATCTTTGAGGGACAAAAAGTTTTACATTGGCGTACGAAAGATGATGTGGAAATGATTCCCGTACGTAAACTAGCGAGTATGATTGAATATCCTCGCACCATATCTAAATTGCAAACTTCAGAATCTAATCTTAATAATCCCATATTACTATTACGTCGTCAGAATGGTTATGTAGGGTTGGAAGTAGATGAGATTTTGGGAGAACAAGAGCTAGTTATTAGACCTGTTGGTAGTGCAATTATTCCGCCTAGATATGTTTACGGGTGTAGTGTGCTTAAAGATAGTAGTTTAACTTTGGTGATCGATGGCACAGTATTGTTAAAAGATTCTCAATATCGTAGCAATGCTATGAGTCAGAGAGCCTTTTTAGGGGGTACAAGTTTACAAGCTTTGCCTAGTAGTGATTTTGACCATGATAATACTCAGCAATTACCATCAGCAATTTCTGGCATACCGCAAACTCTTTTAGTAGTCGATGATTCTACTAGTTTGCGTCGTACTATTGCTATGTCGTTGGAAAAGGTAAGTCAGCAGGTAATTCAAGCGGATAACGGTATTAATGCTTTAACGGAGTTGAAAAAGTCGGGACAAGTACAATTAGTGGTGTGCGATTTAGAAATGCCTTTGATGAATGGTTTTCAATTTTTAAAAGCAGCGAAAAATGACCCAAATTATCAAGACTTACCGATTATTATTTTGACATCTCGCGATAGTGATAAGCATCGAAAAATGGCTTTAGAATTAGGTGCAGCAGCGTATTTAGTGAAACCTTGCCCCGAACAGGAACTGATTAATACAATTAATCAAGTTATGCAATCAAAATAA